Within Microbacterium proteolyticum, the genomic segment CCCACCCGCTCACGCCCCGTCGGGTTCTGCCGGGCCGCACGCCCCGTCGATGAACGGCATCCACGGCGGGAAACGCGCTGTCGCGCCGTTTCTCCGCGCGGATGCCGTTTATCGCGAGAGGGGAGGGGGTGCGGCGGCGGTGTGGAGCACAATGGACGGGACGGAAGGAGCGGCATGGCGCTGCGAGTCGGAGTGGTCGGTGGCGGACAGCTGGCGCGGATGATGATCGCGCCGGCCGAGGAGCTCGGGATCGACATCCGTGTCCTCGCCGAGACCGAGGGCATGTCGGCGGGGCTCGCCGCCACCGCCGTGGGCGACTACCGCGACGCCGAGACCGTGCTCCGCTTCGCGCGTGAGGTGGACGTGCTCACCTTCGACCACGAGCACGTGCCGCAGGACGTGCTGGCCGCCCTCGTGGACGCCGGCGTCGCGGTCCACCCGGGCCCCGCCCCGCTGGCCGTCGCGCAGGACAAGCTCGTCATGCGCGCGCGCATGGCCGAGCTCGGGATGCCGCAGCCCGACTGGGCCGCCGTCTCGGATGCCGCGCAGCTCCAGGACTTCCTCGACGCCCACGGCGGACGCGCCGTCGTGAAGACCCCCCGCGGCGGGTACGACGGCAAGGGCGTGCGCGTGGTCTCGGCCGCGATCGAGGCCGACGATTGGTTCGCCGCGCTCGCCGAGGACGCCCACGGCGGGGCGCTCCTGGCCGAAGAGCTCGTCGACTTCACGCGCGAACTCGCGCAGCAGGTCGCGCGTCGTCCGTCGGGCGAGGTGCGGGCGTATCCCCTCGTGGCGACGACGCAGCGCGACGGCGTGTGCGCCGAGGTGATCGCGCCCGCTCCGCGTGCGGGGGAGCGGCTCGAGCGCGCGGCCGCCGCGATCGGCGTCGCCGTCGCCGAAGGGCTCGGGGTGACCGGCATGCTCGCCGTCGAGCTGTTCGAGACCACCGACGAGCGCGTCCTCATCAACGAACTCGCCATGCGGCCCCACAACAGCGGCCACTGGACGCAGGACGGTGCCGTCACCAGCCAGTTCGAGCAGCATCTGCGCGCCGTGCTCGACCTTCCGCTCGGATCGACGGATGCCACGGCTCCGTGGACCGTCATGGTCAACATCCTCGGCGGGCCCGCCGAGGGCGGGCTGACCGAGCGCTTCGCACCCGCGATGGCCGCGCACACGACCGCGAAGATCCACACGTACGGCAAGGACCCGCGTCCGGGGCGCAAGGTCGGGCACGTCAATGTCGCCGGCGACGACCTGGACGACGTCGTCTACGAGGGCCGCGCGGCGGCGGCATTCTTCGACTGAGCGTGCCGTTCCGGGATCTTCCAGCGACCCGCCCTAGCCTGGACCGGTGACCCGGCCGCTGCATTCCTCCGAGACGCCGCTGGTCGGCGTCGTCATGGGCTCCGACTCCGACTGGCGCGTGATGAGCGACGCCTCGCAGGTGCTCACCGAATTCGGCATCCCCCACGAGGTGGAGGTCGTCTCGGCTCACCGCACGCCCGACAAGCTCATCCGCTACGGCCGCGAGGCGCGGGAGCGCGGGCTGCGCGCGATCATCGCCGGCGCGGGTGGCGCCGCCCACCTCCCGGGGATGCTCGCCTCCGTCACTGCGCTCCCGGTCATCGGCGTCCCCGTCCAGCTGGCCACGCTCGACGGTCTCGACTCGCTGCTCAGCATCGTGCAGATGCCCGCCGGGATCCCCGTCGCGACGGTGTCGATCAACGGCGCGAAGAACGCAGGGCTCCTCGCCGCGCGCATCCTCGGTGCCGCCGACGTCGCCCTCGGCGACCGCGTCGAGGGCTACGCCGCCGATCTCGAATCCCAGGTGGAGGAGAAGAACCGCCGCCTCAAGGAGTCGTTGTGAGCGTCGCCGCCCCGCCGCGGCCGCGCGCCCGCCCATCGCTGACGGAGTCCCGGCCCCTGCGTCACCCGGACGCGTCGTCGCGCGAGGTCATGACGCGGCGCGGGTGGTGGCTCGTCGTGCTCAACGTGCTCATCCCCGGGTCGGCGCAGATCCTCGCGGGCAACCGTCGCCTGGGCCGATTCGGCCTGGGCGCCACGCTCTTCCTCTGGACGGCCCTCGTCCTCACGGCGGTGGCGGCGCTGCTCTGGCCGAGCGGTCTCTTCGCCCTCGCGACGGGCTCGTTCATCCCCGACTTCCTGTCATGGTTCCGGTGGGTTCCGCTCACCCTGGTGCAGGTCGTCCTCGTCGGCTACATCGTCCTGTGGATCGTGCTCACGATCGACACCCTGCGGCTGGTGCGACTCGTGCGGACGGGGCCCGTGGCCCGGTGGATCATGACGGTCGTGTCGGTGGGGCTGCTCGTCCTCACCGGCTCGGGTGCCGCGTGGGCCGCCCAGGCCGCCGGGACGACGAGGGATGCCTTCGCGACGATCTTCGCCGAATCGGCGCCCGTCGTCCCGCCGTCCGACGGCTATTACAACATCCTCCTCCTGGGTGCCGACTCGGGTGAGGGACGCGACTCGATGCGGTTCGACTCCATCTCCGTGGTCTCGATCAACGCCTCCACGGGAGCGGTGACCATCACCGGCATCCCGCGCGACATGCCGAACTTCCCCTTCGCCCCCGGGCCCATGCAGGACAAGTACCCGGACGGACACCAGGGCAAGTACGACCCGACCTGCGGCTGGGGCAGTGGCATCAACCAGCTCCGCACCGAGGTCGAGGTGTGCCAGGACGGCAACGCCCTCTACCCCGACGCCGAGGCCAACGGCTCCGAACCGGGCATCGAGGCGACCAAGGATGCCGCCGAGGGCATCCTCGGCATCCAGATCCCGTATTACGTGCTGATCGACATGAAGGGCTTCGCCGACGTCGTCGACGCGCTCGGCGGCGTCGACATCAACGTCCAGGAGCGCCTGCCCAAGGGCGGGCCCGCGTACGACGGCCAGCCGGTGGACGACTGGGCCTTCGGCTGGATCGAGCCCGGTCAGCAGCACATGGACGGAGACACCGCCCAGTGGTACGCCCGTTCGCGGTACACCACGAGCGATTTCGACCGCATGCGTCGCCAGCGCGAGTTGCAGGAGGCGATCCTCGCGCAGTTCACCCCGCAGAACGTCCTCCAGCACTTCCAGCAGGTGGCCGCCGCGGGGACGAACATCCTCGAGACCGACCTTCCGCAGGGTCTCATCGCCCCGACGCTGGTCGACCTCGCGCTGAAGGCCAAGGGACAGCCGGTCACGACGATCGAACTGACCCCCGAGGGCGGCGTCGACGAGTTCGACCCGGACTACGCGCAGGTGCAGCAGATCGTGCGCGACAAGCTCCACCCCCCGACCGAAACGGAGAGCCCCGCGCCGTGACCGTCACCCTTCGCGTCGTCCTCGACCAGCTCGTCGCGCCGACCTCCCGCGATCTCGCGGAAGCCTCGGCGTCACTCGCCCAGGCCCTCGTCGACACCGCCCCGCGCGGCTGCGACGTCGCGGCCATCACCCCCGCGCCGGGTCTCCCCGACGACGCGGGCGTCACGGGTCTGAGCGCCGAGACGCGCCTGTCGATGCGTCGACGCGAACTGGCGGCATCCTGGCAGCTCGGGGTGGCGCCCGGCATCGGTCGCGGGCTCATCCACTCGCCGACCGCGCTCGCCCCGCTCGTCCGGCACGACCGTGTCAACGAGACGCACCAGATCGTCGTCACGCTGTGGGACCTCCGCGCGTGGGAGACGCCGGACGAGCTGCCCCGGGCCGAGGTCCTCGGCACCCGAGCGCTGCTGTCGCGCATCGGCAAGCACGCCGATGCCGTCGTCGTGCCCTCGCACGCCATGGCCGAGCGCCTGGCGGAGGTGGCCAAGGCCAAGCTCGTCGCGAAGGTGCGCGTGATCGGCGGGGCACCGGCGGCCGGGTTCCGTGCGCCCTCTGATGCCGTCGGCCGTCTCCGCGCGCTCGACCTGCCCTCCTCGTTCGTTGCCCTGGCCGGCGGCGCCGCCGCCTCGGACGGCCTCGCGGACGCCTTCGCGGCCCTGGCGTCGGAGTGGGACGGCGACGTCGTGGTGCTGGACGTCCCGGAGGGGGAGGAGCCGGCCGTCGTCGAGCTCGCGTCCGCCGCGGGGGTGCCCGAGGCGCGCGTCCACGCGCGCGGTGCTCTGGACCAGTGGGACCGCGCCGCGGTGCTCTCCCACGCGGTCGCGTTCATCGCGGCGAGCACCCGGACCGACTGGCCGTGGCGGGCCGTGGACGCGCTCGCCCTCTCCGTCCCGATCGTCGCGCGCGACACCGCGGTCCACCGCGAAGTACTCGCCGACGCGGCCGCCTTCGCCACGGAGAGCGGACTCGGCGCCGCCGTCGCGCGCGCTCTCGGAGAGGATGCCGAGCGTCTGCGCGTGCTCGCCGGTGATCGCGCGAAGGGCTTCGCGTGGGCGGCGTCCGCCGACCGCGTCTGGGCTCTGCACGCCGAACTCTAGGCGGGACCTATGCTCGAACCCATGACCGCGCGCGTCGGAATCGTCGTCCGCACCCGACGACGTCCCGACTTCCTCCGTCGGGCCCTGGCCGACATCGCCGCCCAGTCGTACTCCGACCGGGGCGTCGTCGTCGTGAACGACGGGGGCGATCCGGCCGAGGTCGAGTCGGTCGTGGCAGAGGCGGGGGGCACCGCCGACGTCCTGCACATCCCGCCGGGGGAGGGTGGGCGGTGCATCGCCGCGAACGCCGGCGTGCGCGCGGCGGCGACTGAGCTGGTGGTCCTCCACGACGACGACGACCGGTGGCATCCGGACTTCCTCGCCCGCACCGTGGAGTGGCTCGATACGCACTCCGGGGATGCCGCGGTGTCGGTGAGCACCGAGATCGTCTACGAAGAGGAGCGCGAGGGGCGGTGGGTCGAGGTCGGTCGCGCCCCGTTCTGGGCGGGGATGCAGCGGATCTCGCTGGGCGAGATGCTCAGCGTCAATCGTGCGGTGCCCATCTCCGTCCTCTATCGGGCGGCGGTCCACGAAGAAGCGGGCTGGTATGACGAGTCGCTGGAGGCCGTGGAGGACTGGGACTTCTATCTCCGCGTGCTCGCCCGGGCCGGATTCGGCTTCGTCGCGGGCGAGCCCCTCGCCTACTGGACACAGCGACCGGATGCCACGGGCATCGCCGCCAACAGCATGTTCGCGCTCGCCGACGCGCACGCTCGCGACGATGCGCTGGTGCGCGATCGGGCGCTCGAGCAGTGGACGCGACGGGAGGGAGACGGGCTGCCGCTCTACCTCGCCGCCCAGCAGCAGCAGCTCATCGCCCACCTCGAAGAGCTGTCGACGCGGCAGTCGGAGCGGCTGCGCGCCGAGATCCGCGACGACCTGCGACGCGAGATCGATGCGCATCAGCCGCTGTGGTCGCGCCTGCGACGCCTCCGGCGCCGGGTCGGCCGCGGCTGACCGCCCGCGGCGTGGCAGCCGCCGTTCGCGGCGCGCAGCCCGCACAATGATCGCGTGATCCCCGTGAACCACCCCCGGACGTCCCCCTCAGGGAAGAGGAGTCGCCGCTGGGCCGTGCCCGTCGCCGTCGCCGCGCTTCTCGCCCTCGCCGGCTGCGCGACACCCGTCGGAGGCGCGGTGTCCACCGGGACGCCCACCCCGTCGGCATCCATCTCGTCGACGCCGGAGCCGAGCGCCTCGTCGACACCGACCGCGGTGCCGACGCCCTCCGTCACCCCGTTCTCGGGAGACGTTCTCGTCATCACCTCCGAGATCGTCGGTGGCAACCTCGAAGTCACGGCGATGGTGCCGAAGGTCTCGGAAGACGACGGCACCTGCACGCTCGAGCTCGTGGGCACCGACCGCACGGTCTCGGTGACCGGCACCGAGGGCAAGGACGTGACCTACTGCGGAGTCATGTCGATCCCCGTCGACGATTCGTCGACCGCACCGCAGTTCCGGGTGCGGTACGAATCTCCCTCCACGCGCGCCGAGTCGGCCGTCTCCACGGTCGAGCCGGCGCCGTGACCGCACGGTCCCGTCCTCGCACCGCCCTCGCCGTCCTGGCCGCCTGGGTGTGCGCGGCAGCCCTCCTGGTCGCGCTGCCGGTGGCACTCCCCGCCACGGTGGCGCCGGTGGCCTCCGCGTCCGCGGCGAATGCGGCCGACTGGAACCCCGGCAACATCATCGACGACGCGTTGTTCTACGACGGCTCGGCGCTGAGCGCGGGGGACATCCAGGCCTTCCTGCAGAAGCAGGTGCCGAACTGCCGGAGCGGGTACACCTGCCTCAAGGACTACCGGCAGAACACCGACGACCGACCGGCCGACAAGTACTGCAACGGATACGCCGGCGCGGCGAATGAGAGCGCCGCGACGATCATCGCCAAGGTGGGCCTTTCCTGCGGGATCAGCCAGAAGGCGATGCTGGTGCTGCTCGAGAAGGAGCAGCGGCTGGTCTCCTCGACGTGGCCCGAGGACTTCCAGTACCGGGCCGCCACCGGCCAGGGATGCCCCGACACCGCGCCGTGCGATGCGTCCACGGCCGGGTTCTTCTATCAGGTCTACTACGCCGCGCGACAGTTCGAGATCTACCGGCTGAACCCGACGTGGTGGGGCTACCAGGCGGGGCGCTGGAACAACATCCTCTACAACCCCACGACCAGCTGCGGCACGCAACGCGTCTACATCGAGAACGCCGCCACGGCGGGGCTGTACATCTACACGCCGTACGTGCCGAACGCGGCGGCGCTCCGCAATCTCTACGGCGAGGGTGACAGTTGCTCGGCGTACGGCAACCGCAACTTCTGGCGCATCTACACGGACTGGTTCGGGTCGACGAAGTCGGACGCCGCTCATCGTCCCTTCGGGAGCATCGACGTCACGGAGGCGTCCCCCGGTCGATTCCGGGTCGCCGGATGGGCCGTGGACCCCGACACGAACGCCCCGATCGACGTGCACGTCTACGTCGGAAGCGTCGGTACGGCGGTCCGCGCCGATCGTTCGCGTCCGGACGTCGGGGCCGCCTACCCCGATCAGGGATCGGCGCACGGGTTCGATCAGACCTTCCCCGCCACGGAAACGGGTCAATCGCAGATCTGCGTGTGGGCCATCAACTCCGGGGCCGGCTCCAACACGCTGCTCGGCTGTCGCACGCTCACCTCGATGGCGGGCTCACCCGTCGTCCAGATCGACGCGCAGAAACTCACCACGTCGGCCATGACGCTCCAGGGGTGGACCATCGACCCCGACACCACCGCGCCGGTCGATCTGCACGTGTACGTGGACGGGGTCGGGCGACGGGTCGTGGCCGATCGCGACCGGCCGGATCTGGCGCCGCACTACCCGGCCTACGGCACGGGCCACGGTTTCTCCGTGTCGATCCCCCTGACGGCCGGCGACCATTCGGTGTGCGTCTACGCGATCAACGTCGGCGTGGGCGACAACCAGGTCGTGACCTGTTCGACCGTGATGGTGCCGGGCGACACCGACATGGGACGTCAGCCCATCGGGAGCCTGGACACGGTCGCCGTCGAGGGGCAGAAGGTCACCGCCGCCGGCTGGGCTCTCGATCCGGACACGGCGAAGCCGATCCCGGTCCACGTCTACGTGTCCGGGGAGGGAACCGCGACGACGGCCAACCGC encodes:
- a CDS encoding 5-(carboxyamino)imidazole ribonucleotide synthase; translation: MALRVGVVGGGQLARMMIAPAEELGIDIRVLAETEGMSAGLAATAVGDYRDAETVLRFAREVDVLTFDHEHVPQDVLAALVDAGVAVHPGPAPLAVAQDKLVMRARMAELGMPQPDWAAVSDAAQLQDFLDAHGGRAVVKTPRGGYDGKGVRVVSAAIEADDWFAALAEDAHGGALLAEELVDFTRELAQQVARRPSGEVRAYPLVATTQRDGVCAEVIAPAPRAGERLERAAAAIGVAVAEGLGVTGMLAVELFETTDERVLINELAMRPHNSGHWTQDGAVTSQFEQHLRAVLDLPLGSTDATAPWTVMVNILGGPAEGGLTERFAPAMAAHTTAKIHTYGKDPRPGRKVGHVNVAGDDLDDVVYEGRAAAAFFD
- the purE gene encoding 5-(carboxyamino)imidazole ribonucleotide mutase, with product MGSDSDWRVMSDASQVLTEFGIPHEVEVVSAHRTPDKLIRYGREARERGLRAIIAGAGGAAHLPGMLASVTALPVIGVPVQLATLDGLDSLLSIVQMPAGIPVATVSINGAKNAGLLAARILGAADVALGDRVEGYAADLESQVEEKNRRLKESL
- a CDS encoding LCP family protein, which gives rise to MSVAAPPRPRARPSLTESRPLRHPDASSREVMTRRGWWLVVLNVLIPGSAQILAGNRRLGRFGLGATLFLWTALVLTAVAALLWPSGLFALATGSFIPDFLSWFRWVPLTLVQVVLVGYIVLWIVLTIDTLRLVRLVRTGPVARWIMTVVSVGLLVLTGSGAAWAAQAAGTTRDAFATIFAESAPVVPPSDGYYNILLLGADSGEGRDSMRFDSISVVSINASTGAVTITGIPRDMPNFPFAPGPMQDKYPDGHQGKYDPTCGWGSGINQLRTEVEVCQDGNALYPDAEANGSEPGIEATKDAAEGILGIQIPYYVLIDMKGFADVVDALGGVDINVQERLPKGGPAYDGQPVDDWAFGWIEPGQQHMDGDTAQWYARSRYTTSDFDRMRRQRELQEAILAQFTPQNVLQHFQQVAAAGTNILETDLPQGLIAPTLVDLALKAKGQPVTTIELTPEGGVDEFDPDYAQVQQIVRDKLHPPTETESPAP
- a CDS encoding glycosyltransferase, which produces MTVTLRVVLDQLVAPTSRDLAEASASLAQALVDTAPRGCDVAAITPAPGLPDDAGVTGLSAETRLSMRRRELAASWQLGVAPGIGRGLIHSPTALAPLVRHDRVNETHQIVVTLWDLRAWETPDELPRAEVLGTRALLSRIGKHADAVVVPSHAMAERLAEVAKAKLVAKVRVIGGAPAAGFRAPSDAVGRLRALDLPSSFVALAGGAAASDGLADAFAALASEWDGDVVVLDVPEGEEPAVVELASAAGVPEARVHARGALDQWDRAAVLSHAVAFIAASTRTDWPWRAVDALALSVPIVARDTAVHREVLADAAAFATESGLGAAVARALGEDAERLRVLAGDRAKGFAWAASADRVWALHAEL
- a CDS encoding glycosyltransferase; translation: MTARVGIVVRTRRRPDFLRRALADIAAQSYSDRGVVVVNDGGDPAEVESVVAEAGGTADVLHIPPGEGGRCIAANAGVRAAATELVVLHDDDDRWHPDFLARTVEWLDTHSGDAAVSVSTEIVYEEEREGRWVEVGRAPFWAGMQRISLGEMLSVNRAVPISVLYRAAVHEEAGWYDESLEAVEDWDFYLRVLARAGFGFVAGEPLAYWTQRPDATGIAANSMFALADAHARDDALVRDRALEQWTRREGDGLPLYLAAQQQQLIAHLEELSTRQSERLRAEIRDDLRREIDAHQPLWSRLRRLRRRVGRG